One window of Aspergillus oryzae RIB40 DNA, chromosome 3 genomic DNA carries:
- a CDS encoding uncharacterized protein (predicted transporter (major facilitator superfamily)), with amino-acid sequence MDEKTSLGATAHNETLTQATKSGLADPADRRESFALNLVENPLTRSSPEQAVLDARAFAESHQMAEHADLFGRAALVARDPQRFEMITELSEDERAALIYERDHKWHGPFMLWYSIALCAVGAATQGWDQTGSNGANLSFPQEFGLVGTARAEWIVGVINAIIFLTAGLIGAFIVDPLNHYLGRRGEIFVTACCLTATPIGSAFAKSWQGLFAARFVMGIGIGAKNATVPIYSAEMAPARIRGALVMFWQLWVVAGIFLGFCANVIVKDTGDISWRLQLGSAFIPSFILGAGIYFCPESPRWLMKHGKYASGFKSMLRLRAHPIIAARDFYYSWIIYEEELKEARGAGYFARMWDCFAVPRIRRANYGASTVMLAQQMCGINIISFYSSTIFEDVGYTSEQALYASLGYGAIQVVSTIPTLFLIDTKGRRTLTLATFPLMCIFLLAGGLSLLKDDGSRGEQIGPVVLFVYLFTICYSLGEGPVAFQYSAEVFPTIQREQGMAWAVCINNTFAGVLSLTFPRMRTVMTPTGAFGFYAGLNLIAWFMIFCFVRETKQLTLEELDQVFSVPTKDFIHHELTVWLPYFIKRHIFRRNIEKPPPIIAAADGPVGSRAA; translated from the exons ATGGACGAAAAGACATCCCTCGGGGCGACTGCACACAATGAGACCCTGACTCAGGCGACAAAGTCAGGACTGGCGGACCCCGCTGACCGCCGCGAGTCCTTTGCTCTCAATCTCGTTGAGAATCCGCTGACG CGCAGCTCTCCAGAGCAGGCTGTTCTCGATGCCCGAGCTTTCGCCGAGTCGCACCAGATGGCGGAGCACGCAGATCTGTTTGGTCGCGCCGCTCTGGTCGCGCGGGACCCCCAACGCTTCGAGATGATTACTGAGCTCTCTGAGGATGAGCGCGCCGCCCTCATATATGAGCGCGATCACAAATGGCACGGCCCCTTCATGCTCTGGTACTCGATCGCTTTGTGCGCCGTCGGAGCCGCTACCCAGGGATGGGATCAGACGGGATCGAACGGTGCCAACCTGTCCTTCCCGCAGGAATTTGGCCTGGTTGGAACAGCGAGAGCTGAATGGATCGTGGGAGTTATCAATGCGATCATCTTTTTGACTGCTGGTCTTAT TGGTGCCTTTATCGTCGATCCACTGAACCACTACTTAGGCCGACGAGGAGAGATTTTTGTCACGGCTTGCTGTCTCACGGCCACCCCAATTGGCTCGGCCTTTGCCAAATCATGGCAGGGACTTTTCGCCGCGCGATTTGTCATGGGTATTGGCATCGGTGCAAAGAATGCTACGGTACCTATCTACTCCGCCGAGATGGCCCCGGCTCGAATTCGAGGTGCTCTGGTCATGTTCTGGCAACTGTGGGTGGTAGCAG GTATtttcttgggcttctgcGCCAATGTGATTGTGAAAGACACGGGAGATATCTCTTGGCGTCTCCAACTAGGTTCGGCCTTTATCCCATCTTTCATTCTCGGCGCGGGTATCTATTTCTGTCCCGAGTCCCCACGTTGGCTCATGAAGCATGGGAAGTATGCGTCGGGATTCAAATCCATGCTGCGCTTGCGAGCTCATCCTATCATCGCCGCAAGGGACTTCTATTATTCGTGGATTATCTACGAAGAGGAGCTCAAGGAAGCCCGCGGCGCTGGCTACTTCGCGCGTATGTGGGACTGTTTCGCTGTGCCGAGGATTAGGCGCGCTAACTACGGTGCCTCAACCGTCATGCTTGCCCAGCAAATGTGCGGCATTAACA TCATCTCTTTCTACAGCTCAACGATCTTCGAAGATGTCGGCTACACCTCCGAGCAGGCCTTGTATGCGTCTCTTGGCTATGGCGCTATTCAGGTCGTCTCCACTATCCCtactctcttcctcatcgacaccAAAGGGCGGCGAACCCTGACGTTGGCT ACCTTCCCCTTGATGTGTATCTTCTTATTGGCCGGTGGGTTGTCGCTTCTGAAAGATGATGGTAGCAGAGGGGAACAAATCGGACCAGTTGTCCT ATTTGTTTACCTCTTCACGATCTGCTATTCGTTGGGTGAAGGACCCGTTGCTTTCCAGTACTCTGCCGAGGTGTTTCCCACCATTCAGCGAGAGCAAGGAATGGCTTGGGCTGTTTGCATCAACAACACCTTTG CGGGTGTTCTCAGTCTCACCTTCCCTCGGATGAGGACCGTCATGACTCCAACCGGCGCTT TTGGTTTCTACGCCGGACTCAACCTTATCGCTTGGTTTATGATATTCTGCTTCGTCAGGGAGACCAAGCAGTTGACTCTTGAGGAGTTGGATC AGGTGTTTTCGGTCCCAACGAAGGACTTCATCCACCACGAGTTGACCGTGTGGCTTCCTTATTTCATCAAGCGCCATATCTTCCGTCGAAATATCGAGAAGCCGCCACCAATCATCGCAGCAGCGGACGGACCTGTGGGCAGTCGCGCGGCCTAA
- a CDS encoding uncharacterized protein (predicted protein) yields the protein MLDNVLGRSILKLGNPDIMQMHARISYFISAHGICHIPNAIMLNGMAALPAHPHVVLAGDARLGAVFRIDTDTGNVGIAFKDPLLTAPTNASTPIGVNGLKIAGDYMYFTNTAREIFARVPIDGFGQKTGDIEVIVALNDAESYNWDDFVVLEDLNVAYLAQPDNAIAQVSLDGEQKIIVGGGDDGTTLVGTTSLAITQDGKTLYATTRGGTVDGSVYGGQVVRVQL from the exons ATGCTGGACAATGTCCTGGGACGAAGCATCCTAAAGCTAGGCAACCCTGACATCATGCAGATGCATGCGCGCATCAGCTATTTTATTTCTGCTCATGGCATCTGCCAT ATTCCGAATGCCATTATGCTGAATGGTATGGCGGCCTTACCTGCACATCCGCACGTGGTCCTGGCTGGGGACGCACGGCTCGGGGCTGTTTTCCGTATCGACACAGACACAGGGAACGTAGGGATTGCCTTCAAAGACCCCTTGCTCACCGCACCTACCAATGCATCCACCCCGATTGGTGTGAACGGGCTGAAGATTGCCGGCGATTATATGTACTTTACTAATACCGCAAGGGAGATCTTTGCGCGGGTACCCATTGACGGGTTTGGACAAAAGACTGGCGACATCGAGGTGATTGTGGCGCTCAATGATGCGGAATCATATAATTGGGACGATTTCGTGGTTCTGGAAGATCTTAATGTGGCGTACCTTGCGCAGCCGGATAATGCCATTGCCCAGGTTTCACTCGATGGAGAGCAAAAGATTattgttggaggaggagatgatggtacGACGCTGGTAGGAACGACATCGCTGGCAATCACACAGGATGGAAAGACTCTCTATGCCACAACTCGAGGGGGCACCGTAGATGGATCTGTGTATGGTGGGCAGGTTGTTCGGGTTCAGCTATAA